The Tamandua tetradactyla isolate mTamTet1 chromosome 5, mTamTet1.pri, whole genome shotgun sequence genome window below encodes:
- the ARL14 gene encoding ADP-ribosylation factor-like protein 14, with translation MGLLNSKNSKAKEAQILLLGLDSAGKSTLLYKFKLAKDTATTPTIGFNVEMIEVEKGLLLTVWDVGGQEKMRTAWRCYCENTDGLLYVVDSTDKQRLEDSRREFEHILKNEHIKNIPVVLLANKQDIPAALTAEDITRMFKMKKLCGDRNWYVQPCCAITGDGLAEGFRQLAGFVKSHMKSRGDTFTFFKQN, from the coding sequence atgGGTCTGTTGAATTCTAAAAACTCCAAAGCCAAGGAAGCCCAaattcttcttctgggacttgaCTCAGCTGGGAAGTCGACTCTCCTTTATAAATTCAAGCTTGCTAAGGATACTGCAACCACGCCAACAATAGGTTTCAACGTGGAGATGATCGAGGTAGAAAAGGGTCTTTTGCTTACTGTCTGGGATGTTGGGGGACAGGAAAAAATGAGAACAGCTTGGCGCTGTTACTGTGAGAACACGGATGGGCTGTTGTATGTCGTGGACAGCACAGATAAACAGCGACTGGAGGACTCCAGAAGAGAGTTCGAACACATATTGAAGAACGAACACATTAAAAACATTCCAGTTGTCCTACTAGCCAACAAGCAAGACATACCTGCAGCTCTGACTGCTGAGGACATCACCAGAATGTTCAAAATGAAGAAGCTCTGTGGTGACCGCAACTGGTATGTACAGCCCTGCTGTGCCATCACGGGGGACGGGCTGGCGGAGGGGTTCAGGCAATTAGCTGGATTTGTGAAAAGCCACATGAAATCAAGAGGAGACACTTTCACATTCTTCAAGCAGAACTGA